Within Microterricola gilva, the genomic segment GGAGCGCGCCGGTCTCCGTGTCGCTGGCGACCCAGACCTGGTGCTCGCCCGCACGGCCGGCGACGTCGACGATGGAGGCGCGGTAGGAGTCGCTGAGGCTGTAGTCGTGGGCGTACGCGCGCTCGGAGAGCTCCGCGACGGCGTCCATCTCCTCGTCGCGCATCAACCTCACGCGCACCTCGCCATCCGGGCGCTGCAGGGGGTAGCGGTAGGCCACGAGCGGCACATCGGCCGTCTGTGCGGCATCCACGATCCGTTCGAATCCGAGACGTTCGTAGAGGCGCTGGGCCGGCAGGTTCAGCTCGCCGGTGTCGAGCACGAGGGCACTCGCGCCCTGCTCGACGGCACACTCGAGCGCGACCCGGGTGAGCTCCTCGCCGAGGCCAAGCCCCCTCGCCTCCGGCAGCACGCCGAGCAGGCGCAGCTCGAATTCCTCGCCCGTGGCGAGACGCGAGTGCTCGGTCTCCGCGCGCAGCAGGCTGGCGGTGCCGATCACGGTGCCCTCCGCGTGGCTGCCCGTTCCGGTCGCGACGGCCACGAGCAGGGTTCCGGATGCCGCCCGGCCCTCCGCGTCGCGCAGGAGGCGGGCGCGTTCGGCCGAGGTCGGCAGGTGCCCGTACGGCCCGGATGCGAAGGCGGCGACGGTCACATCGCCGACGGTTGCGAACTCCTCGGGTGTTGCTTCGCGGATGACGAAGGCAGGTCGGGGCAGTTGGCGGGGCTCGGGCTGAATCACGGAGATCAAGTTTACGCGGCGAAGCTGCGAGGACGCGCGGAGCTGCGCACGATTCTGCGACGTAATGCGGCATTTCTGCACGCTCTGTTCCCTACGATGGAGGGGTGACAGCGTTCGTCTCAGCCCTCGATCTCTTTTCGATCGGAATCGGCCCTTCCAGCTCCCATACGGTGGGCCCCATGCGGGCCGCCCGCGACTTTGCCGACCGTCTGGAGCCCGCGATGCTCTCGCAGGTCACCCGGCTGAGCTGCATGCTCTTCGGCTCGCTCGGTGCCACCGGCATCGGCCACGGCACACCGGATGCCATCGTCGCCGGCCTCAGCGGGCTCCGCCCCGAGGACTGCGACCCCGCCGCCGTGCGCGGCGCCTGGAGCACGCTGCCGAAGTCGGCCGTCGGTCACGGCAGCGTGCTGCTTGCCGGCATCCACCCCGTCGACATCGCCAGGGACGACATCAGCTTCGCCCCCTTCACCCGCCTGCCCGGGCACCCGAACGCGATGACGCTGCACGCGTGGGGCCGCGACGAGAGCGGCACGGAGCACGAGCTGTACCAGGAGACCTATTACTCGGTCGGCGGCGGCTTCATCCGCCGGGCCAGCGAGGACGCCGCGCACGCGGCCGCCGCACACCCGGGCGGCGGTGCGTCCGCCGATGCCGTGAAGCGTGTGCGCGTGACCGAGGCGGCGACGCCGCGGCATCCGCTGCCGTACTCCAGCTCGGAGGAACTGCTCGCGCTCTGCGAAGCGCAGGGCATCAGCCTCGCCGACATCGCCCGCGCCAACGAGGAGGCCGTGCACGGCCGCGAGGCGCTCGACGCCGGCCTCGACGCGATCTGGGCCGCCATGCACAGCTGTGTTGAACACGGCCTGGCCACGCCCGGCGTGCTGCCGGGCGGCCTCGGCGTCAAGCGCCGCGCGCCCGAGGTGCGCGAACGGCTCGAGGCCTACGACGGCCAGCCGGTGCGCGAGCGCGACACCTCAACCGAGTGGCTGCACGCCTTCGCCCTCGCCGTGAACGAGGAGAACGCCAGCGGCGGCCGCGTCGTGACGGCTCCGACCAACGGCGCAGCTGGCATCATCCCGGCCGTCGGGCACTACTACATGCGTTTCGTTCCTGGTGCCTCGGATGCCGGCATCCGCACATTCCTGCTGACGGCGGCCGCGATCGGCTCGCTCGTCAAGGCCAACGCCTCGATCTCGGGGGCGGAGGGCGGCTGTCAGGCGGAGGTCGGTTCCGCGTGCGCCATGGCCGCCGGCGCGCTCTGCGCCGTGCTCGGCGGCACCCCGCGGCAGGTCGAGAACGCGGCGGAGATCGCCATGGAGCACCACCTCGGCCTCACCTGCGACCCGGTGGGCGGGCTCGTGCAGGTGCCGTGCATCGAGCGCAACGCGATCGCGGCGTCGACGGCCGTGTCGGCGGCGAGGCTCGCGCTGCACGGCGACGGAACACACCTCGTCTCGCTCGACACCGTGATCGAGACCATGCGCCAGACCGGCCTCGACATGATGACGAAGTACAAGGAGACCAGCGAGGGCGGGCTCGCCGTCAACGTCATCGAGTGCTGAGCGCTAGGCACTGAGCGCTAGGCACTGAGCGCCGCGAGCTGAGCGCCGCGAAAACGCAGGACCACAGCCTCGCCGGGCGCTCTGGCGGCTCGGCGGCGCTCTCCTCCTGCGCTTTTGTGCGAGCCGGCGCGTCGGTGCATTACCTCCTCTTACGCGCGCCCTCGCCCCCGCCGCGGCGGCGAATTAGCGTGAGCACATGAGCTCACCGGATGCCACCACCGCCCTGCCCGCACCGTTGCTGTCGACCCCGCTCGTCTCGACGCAGTGGCTGGCGGATCACCTCGGACGCGACGGCCTCGTCGTGCTCGACGCGACCGTGTTGCACGTGAAGGCGCCTGGCGGCGGCTACCGCTGGCTCAGCGGGCTCGACCAGTACCTGGTCGACGGCCACATCCCCGGCGCGGTCTTCGCCGACGTGCTCGAGGTCTTCTCCGACCCGGCCAAGCCATTCGGTTTCGCACGGCCAGACGCCGAGCAGATCGTCGCCGCCGCGGCATCCGTCGGCATCGACAGCGACAGCGCGGTCGTGCTCTACGACGACTCGGTCGGGCAGTGGGCGGCCCGCGTGTGGTGGCTGTTGCGCTCCTTCGGCTTCGAGAACGTCTCCGTGCTCGACGGCGGTCTGACGAAGTGGCGCGCAGAGGAGCGCCAGCTGGAGCGCGGCCACGTCGAACCAGCCGTCGCCGCCGGCTTCACGGCCGTCGAACGCCCCGAGTTCTGGGCGGACAAGGACGACGTCGCAGCCGTCGTCGCCGGCGAGGCCGAGGCGACGCTGGTGTGCGCGCTGCCTCCCACCGAGTTCAGCGGAGAGACGAGCTCGCGCAGCCGGGCCGGTCACATCCCGGGAAGCCTCAGCCTGCCGGCCGGCCGCCTCGTCGACCGCGCGGACAACGCGCTGCTGCAGGGTGCGGCGCTGAGCGAAAAGCTCGCGCCCGTACTTGGCCAGGCGACGGATGCCGAGGCGCCGGCCGAATCGGAGAACACCTCGTCGGCACTCGCCGGCCGCGAGCTCGCGCCCCGCATCATCACGTACTGCGGCGGCGGCATCGCCGCGGCCGCTGCCGCGCTCGCGCTGACGGCGGCAGGCACTGGCAACATCGCGATCTACGACGGCTCCCTCAACGAGTGGACCGCCGACGAGAACGCCCCGCTCGTCTCGCTGGTCTAGCCGCGGACCGGCCTGGCCGGTCTGGCCACGCGCCGCTCGTCTCACTGGTCTAGCCGCAGATCGGTTGGACGGCCGCCAGACGGCGCGTCCCAGGCGCCGCGCGGTAGAAACCGCGTTTCGCGGCAGTTGTTTCTACCGCGAAGCGCGGTTAGTGGCGCACGGCTGCAGGGTCGCCCCGTCATCCCGGCCAGATGCGCCGCCTACCGCGCTATGACGCTGTAGTTTGCGGCGCACACCGCGGTGAGTGGCGCGCAACGGCGAGTAGGGTGCGGCGAGAGAGCGGTTCCGAGGCCGCGCGGCGCGACCAGGCGGCGCCTCCCTGACGCTGCGCGGTAGAAACCCGCGTTTCGCGCCAGGAGTTCCTACCGCGAAACGCGGTTTGGTGGCGCGCATCGCGTCGGCGGCCCGGCCACGCCGAAGCTGCGGGCGGGCGTCGGGCGCGAACGAGCGCGGCGCAGTCGGCGGGCGGCTCAGAGGCCGCGCATCGTGAACGCCCGGGCCAGCAGCGCCCGGAACGGCGGGCGCCCGAGCGCGCGCACGAGCGCGTTCCGCACACCGAGGCGCGCGCCCCTGGCCTCGCGCCCGATCTGCATGTTGAACGCCGCCTGCGCCACCGCGCGGCGGGCGGCGAGCCGGCGACGGAGGTCGTACTCGCGCAGCGCACGGGCGCCGAGCTCGTGGCCGCCGCGCACGGCGAGTTCGAGAGCCGGGGCGAGGGCAGCGGCATCCAGCCAGCCGAGGTTCATGCCCTGCCCGCCGATCGGGCTCACCTCGTGGGCGGCGTCGCCGAGCAGCGCGACACGGTCGGCGGCCATGCGTGAAGCACGGTGCTGGCGCACCGCGAAGGCGCTGAGCGATTCGTCGGTGCGCGCGCGTTCCTGTGCGGTCGCGGATGCCGTGGTCAGCTCGATCCCGGTGCGGTCCCGCACGATTCCGGCCAGATCGGCCGCGACCGCCTCGTGCCACAGCCGGTCGGTGAGCACGACCCAGCGCCGCCACCCGTCGGGGAGGGGGAAGGACTCGACGACTCCCCCACGCTCGAAGGCGAGCAGCGCCGTCGTCGCGGCGAGCCTGCCGCCCTCCCTTCTGCTCCCGCCTCCGTCACCACCACCGAACCGCGGCGGCCGACCGCTGCGGAAGTCCGCCATCAGGTAGGGCTGCGCCTGCCCGACCGCGACCCAACGGATGCCGGCGAGCTCCCGCACCCGGCTGCGCGCCCCATCGGCGCCGACCACATAGCGCGCCAGCACGCGCCGGGGTGATGCGGCATCCGCGCCCGAGCCGGCACCGACGCTGATGTGTGCTGACTTGGTCGTGAGCTCGACGTTCTCGGAACGCTGCGACACAGCGGTGACGCGGATGCCCCGCCGCACCGGATTGACGCCGCCGTTCAGCTCGGTCAGGCGATCGCGCAGCAGCCGCTCCGTGTCGCGCTGGGGCAGCGCGAGCACAAAGGGGTAACGCCCGCCGGCCTCACTGATCTCGAGCGCGCCGAGCATCTCGCCGTCGCACCACGCCTCCCCGCGGAAGATCGGCGTCCCGGCCGCGATCGCCGCCTCGGCGATCCCGAGCTGGGCCAGCACGGCGATGCCAGGCGGGTGGATGCCGATGGCACGCGAGTGCTCCGAACTCTGCCCGCGCGCCTCCAGCACGGTGACGCTCAGCCCGCGCTGCACGAGCAGGCACGCCAACAGCAGCCCGACGGGGCCGGCGCCGACGACGGCCACGTCCGCGATGTCGGCTTCGGCCGCGTCGTCTATCGCTGCGTCGGGCTCGGCTGCCGCGTCAGTGGCCGCGGCGCTATCAGCGGGTCCGGACGCAGCGGCGCCAGCCGTGCCTTCAGTGTCGTCCTCGGCTGCAGCGGTCTCATCAGCGGTCGCGACCACGGCCTCCGCGGCCGCCTCGGTGAACGTGTCAGCCGCGGCACCCGTTTCCGTGCGCCGCTCTCCCGGCTCAGCCATCGATCGCTCCGCCCGGGTACACGAGCAGATAGCGGAACGCGCTCTGCGGCCACACCGCCCAGCCCGCCGGCAGGGCGCCCTCCAGCTCCACGGGCCGGAAGCTCCGGCGGATCGACGTCAGGCCGTCCTTGCGAATGTAGGAACCCTTGAGCAGCGAGCGGGCGAACGGCAGCGTGCCGAGCGCGAATCCGGCATAGGCGAGCCGCCCGCGGGTGATATCGCCGTGCAGCACGCGCGGGATCTTCGGCCGAGAGCCGCCCCGTGACCAGCCCCGCGCCTCGTCCGCCTCGTCGGGGCCCGGCCCGCGCACCAGCCGTTCGCTGTCCCAGAGCAGCCCGCCCAGCTCGGCGGCGCTGAGGTGGTGCAGCATGTGGTTCGACATCACGATGTCGAAGCTGGCCCCCTCGCCGACGAGCTCGGCGCTGAAGGCGCGCCGGAAGGTGACACCGCGCACCGGCCGCCGCGCGCTCGCGAAGTCGTGGGCCCTGGCATCCGGGTCGATCGCCGTGATCTGCAGGCGCAGCCCATCGGATGCCGCCCATGCCGCCAGTGCGAGCGGCAGATCGCCGCCGCCGGAGCCGATGTCGAGCAGCGTCGTCGACCGCGTCGTGGAGAGCTGTGGCCGGATGTACCTGCGGTAGTTCGCGCGCCAGCCGGAGACGGCGCTGTTCACGAGGCCGAACTGTTCGTAGGTGCGCTGCAGTGTCGCCGGATCGGCGCCGGGGCCGTCCATCAGCTCGGCAGTGTCGGTGGCGCGCGCGTGCAGGAAACGACCCGGTCGCCGGGCCGTCTCTGGCGCCGACGCCATCAGGGCACCAGCGCCGGGGCCTCCGCGGGCGCGCTGCCGGACTCTGGCGCGGATGCCGCGGCATCCGCCTCGCCGACACTCGCCCCGCCCAGAGCAACCGCGGCCTGCTCCGCGGCCACACGCTCCCCGACCACGCTCAGCAGCCCGGTCTCGACGGTGAGCCCCGGCCCGAATGCCATCGCCAGCACGCGTTCGCCCGCGCTCGTGTCCGGCGCGTCGAGGATGTGTTTCAGCACGAAGAGCACCGTCGCGCTCGACATGTTCCCGTAGTCGCGCAGCGTGTCGCGGGCCGGCACGAGTTGCGCCTCGCTGAGCCCGAGCTTCTGCTCGACCTTGTCGAGGATGCTGCGCCCGCCCGGGTGGATCGCCCAGTGCTGCACCGCCTCCCCGGCCGCACCAGCGGCGAGCGCCGTGGCGAGGACGGGTTCCGGTGCGAACAGCGGCACGAGCGCGCTGCCGATGTGCTCGTCGATGATGTGCGGCACATAGCTGGAGAGCACCATCTCGAAGCCGTTGTCG encodes:
- a CDS encoding GNAT family N-acetyltransferase, whose product is MIQPEPRQLPRPAFVIREATPEEFATVGDVTVAAFASGPYGHLPTSAERARLLRDAEGRAASGTLLVAVATGTGSHAEGTVIGTASLLRAETEHSRLATGEEFELRLLGVLPEARGLGLGEELTRVALECAVEQGASALVLDTGELNLPAQRLYERLGFERIVDAAQTADVPLVAYRYPLQRPDGEVRVRLMRDEEMDAVAELSERAYAHDYSLSDSYRASIVDVAGRAGEHQVWVASDTETGALLGTVSTPRAGAVMTELPQVGEMDFRLLAVHPDARRRGIGELLSRHVLLLGRLRGVPRVVMNSGPEMTGAHKLYERLGFERLLDREPLLTMPDGRELKLLSFGYSI
- a CDS encoding L-serine ammonia-lyase, whose amino-acid sequence is MTAFVSALDLFSIGIGPSSSHTVGPMRAARDFADRLEPAMLSQVTRLSCMLFGSLGATGIGHGTPDAIVAGLSGLRPEDCDPAAVRGAWSTLPKSAVGHGSVLLAGIHPVDIARDDISFAPFTRLPGHPNAMTLHAWGRDESGTEHELYQETYYSVGGGFIRRASEDAAHAAAAHPGGGASADAVKRVRVTEAATPRHPLPYSSSEELLALCEAQGISLADIARANEEAVHGREALDAGLDAIWAAMHSCVEHGLATPGVLPGGLGVKRRAPEVRERLEAYDGQPVRERDTSTEWLHAFALAVNEENASGGRVVTAPTNGAAGIIPAVGHYYMRFVPGASDAGIRTFLLTAAAIGSLVKANASISGAEGGCQAEVGSACAMAAGALCAVLGGTPRQVENAAEIAMEHHLGLTCDPVGGLVQVPCIERNAIAASTAVSAARLALHGDGTHLVSLDTVIETMRQTGLDMMTKYKETSEGGLAVNVIEC
- a CDS encoding sulfurtransferase, coding for MSSPDATTALPAPLLSTPLVSTQWLADHLGRDGLVVLDATVLHVKAPGGGYRWLSGLDQYLVDGHIPGAVFADVLEVFSDPAKPFGFARPDAEQIVAAAASVGIDSDSAVVLYDDSVGQWAARVWWLLRSFGFENVSVLDGGLTKWRAEERQLERGHVEPAVAAGFTAVERPEFWADKDDVAAVVAGEAEATLVCALPPTEFSGETSSRSRAGHIPGSLSLPAGRLVDRADNALLQGAALSEKLAPVLGQATDAEAPAESENTSSALAGRELAPRIITYCGGGIAAAAAALALTAAGTGNIAIYDGSLNEWTADENAPLVSLV
- a CDS encoding FAD-dependent oxidoreductase, with the translated sequence MAEPGERRTETGAAADTFTEAAAEAVVATADETAAAEDDTEGTAGAAASGPADSAAATDAAAEPDAAIDDAAEADIADVAVVGAGPVGLLLACLLVQRGLSVTVLEARGQSSEHSRAIGIHPPGIAVLAQLGIAEAAIAAGTPIFRGEAWCDGEMLGALEISEAGGRYPFVLALPQRDTERLLRDRLTELNGGVNPVRRGIRVTAVSQRSENVELTTKSAHISVGAGSGADAASPRRVLARYVVGADGARSRVRELAGIRWVAVGQAQPYLMADFRSGRPPRFGGGDGGGSRREGGRLAATTALLAFERGGVVESFPLPDGWRRWVVLTDRLWHEAVAADLAGIVRDRTGIELTTASATAQERARTDESLSAFAVRQHRASRMAADRVALLGDAAHEVSPIGGQGMNLGWLDAAALAPALELAVRGGHELGARALREYDLRRRLAARRAVAQAAFNMQIGREARGARLGVRNALVRALGRPPFRALLARAFTMRGL
- a CDS encoding methyltransferase domain-containing protein gives rise to the protein MASAPETARRPGRFLHARATDTAELMDGPGADPATLQRTYEQFGLVNSAVSGWRANYRRYIRPQLSTTRSTTLLDIGSGGGDLPLALAAWAASDGLRLQITAIDPDARAHDFASARRPVRGVTFRRAFSAELVGEGASFDIVMSNHMLHHLSAAELGGLLWDSERLVRGPGPDEADEARGWSRGGSRPKIPRVLHGDITRGRLAYAGFALGTLPFARSLLKGSYIRKDGLTSIRRSFRPVELEGALPAGWAVWPQSAFRYLLVYPGGAIDG